TACGATCGATGTTTTCAACGATGTAAGTATAATCAGGGATGACGTAATCTACACCTAATAAATCGTCTTCTGGGAATTTAATTCCGGCGTCAATGATGATAATTTCATCTTTATACTCAACGCCGTAAGTATTTTTACCGATTTCGCCGAGTCCGCCTATGGCGTAAACTGCGACTTCATCAGCTTTTATTTTAAGTTGCTTTGGCATATTTCTCCTGTTCTTTGGAATTTTTATAATACGTTTAGGTACGACAAAATCACTTTAGATTATTGTCAGCTTTGACAAGAACCTAAAGTGGCTTTTATGAGTTAATTGGGGATTAGAAACTTGTGATTTCAAATACGCCAGTTTCTTTTTCATATTCAACAGATTCATCTGAAAGTGAATCAATAAATTCAACATGGTATTCTGTGTTTTCAGCGAGTAATGTCCGTGCGGCAATAATCCCTGCTTCTTTTGTTTCTACATCAAGGTCGAGATAGAGTGTTTCAGTCGTTTCACGACGTGGTGAGCGGCTTTTATCTTTTTGGTAAAAAACTTTAAAAATCATTTTTGTATGTACGAGCTTTGGCTCGTTCCTTTCTTAGTGGTTCGTGTTTGCTGTTCTTTGCAATTACTATCATTTTAGCATAAATGATTGAAAATGGAAAGTTGGGCTATTATTTTTACTTTTGGAACGCTTACATAATTTGCAGGGGTGGAACTTGCCGTCCAAGCGTGGTAAAATATAAGGAAGTAGCTAAGAAATGTTAGAGAAAATTAAATAGGTAAAAAATGAAAATATTAGCATTTGATAGTTCGTCAAAAGCTTTATCGGTAGCCTTGGTTGCGGATGGGGTCTTGCTTGGTGAGCTGACTTTAAACTTGAAAAAAAACCACAGTATTACTTTGATGACAACGATTGATTTCTTATTGGCGCAGGCTGGACTTGAACCGAGCGCCTTGGATCGGATTGCTGTGGCACAAGGGCCCGGTTCTTATACAGGCTTGCGGCTTGCAGCAACGGTTGGTAAAACTTTGGCGTTTAGTTTGAATAAGGAACTTGTTGGCCTGTCGAGCTTGCTTGCGATTGCTTGTCGAGTACAGGATAAGGAGGCTTTTGTTGTGCCTGTCTTGGATGCCCGTCGGGGAAATGCTTATGCGGCAGTCTATCAAGGTGGTCAGCAAATTATTGCGGATCAGCACTGTAATTTTAGTGAATTCTTGGTGGATTTATCTGAGAAAGTGACAACTTTTGATCAAGTGATTTTCACAGGGGAGACGGAAAATTTTGTGGCAGAAATTGAGGCCGCTGGATTTTCTAGTCGCCAAATTGTCACGGACAGTTTGACTAAATTACCGTCAGCTTATGAACTTGCAAAGTTGGCTCAGGATTTGGTCGCAGAAAATGTGCACGCTTTTGTGCCAAAATACCTCAAAAAAGTAGAGGCTGAAGAAAAGTGGTTAGAAACTCATGAAAAAGCTGAAAACACTGCTGACGACTACGTTCAAAGGGTTTAGTAGTCAAAAATTTAACCCACGTCGTTATTTAGAAATGGCTGACGTGGAATTGGAACATGACAGAGACGGTGTGCATTATCGGTTGGCGGAACGTGCGGATATTGTGGCGCTTTTAGCAATTGAGCGTGATGTTTATGATGGTGATATTCCGTGGACTTTTTCGCATTTTGAACATGAAATTGTCAAAAATAATGATGCTTTTTTCATTGTGGCGGAAATTTCGGAGCGTGTGGTTGGTTTTATTGGCACGCGAATCAATCATCATGGTCAGGACGCTCACATCACGAATCTAGCTGTTTTTAAGGCCTTTCAAGGGCAACGAATTGCTTCGACTTTGATTGAGCAGTTGGTTGTACTGATGGGAGCGCTGGGCAAACATGAGATGACACTTGAGGTTCGACGGGATAACACGAAAGCTCAAGGACTCTACCGTCGTCAAGGTTTTGCGACAGATAAGCTGTTGCCGCATTACTATGAAGACGGTGGCGATGCGATTTGGATGGTCAAAAATTTGCAAAATGAGAATTAAACGCATACCAAAATCAGAGAAAATGCTGACGAAAGTGGAAAATTCACTGACGGAGCCAGAGAAAATGCTGACGGATTTGTCCAAGCAGATTTTTGAGCTGCTGACGGTGGTTTACGGGCAGTCGCCTTGGTCAGAAGCTTATATTTTGGCGGATTTACGTCAGCAACATTCGGATTATTTTGTGCTTGAAGAGGGAGATAAATTGCTGGGATTTTTGGCAATTTCTACGCTGATGGATGAGCTGGAAGTTACGAATTTGGCGGTTCATCCCGATGTTCAAGGGCAAGGTTTTGCGACGAATTTACTGACGGAATTAGAAAATTTCACTGGGAGCTTATTTTTAGAAGTCCGTGCGTCTAATTTGCCTGCCCAAAAATGTTATGAAAAATTTGGCTTTGTGATTTATCACCGGCGCAAAAATTATTATGAAAAGCCGGTTGAGGATGCATTGTTAATGAGAAAAGAGCAATTTTAAAATGAAAGATAATTATATATTAGCCTTTGAAACTTCATGTGATGAGACTTCAGTGGCGATTTTGAAAAATGGTCAAGAGCTTTTGTGCAATATTATTGCAAGTCAAATCAATAGCCACAAGCGTTTTGGTGGAGTGGTTCCTGAGATTGCTAGTCGGCATCATGTGGAACAAATCACCGTTTGTATCGAAGCTGCTTTGGAAGAAGCAGAACTTTCGGCAAGCGATTTGACAGCCGTTGCCGTGACGCAAGGTCCGGGGCTTAATGGGGCTTTGCTGGTGGGAATTATGGCGGCAAAAACTTTCGCTTGGGCCAATCATTTGCCACTAATTCCTGTTAATCACATGGCTGGACACTTGATGGCTGCGGGCTTGGTGGATACGATTGAATACCCTGCTATGGCGCTTTTGGTTTCGGGTGGTCATAGTGAGCTGGTTTATGTTGAAAAAGAAGGCAGCTACAAAAAAGTTGGTGAAACCCGTGATGATGCGGCTGGAGAAGCTTACGATAAGGTCGGACGGGTCATGGGATTGACTTATCCCAGTGGAAAAATGATCGATGATTTGGCGCACGAGGGTCAAGATACTTACCATTTTCCGCGGGCAATGATGGCAACACATGAGGTTGAATTTAGCTTTTCTGGCTTGAAATCGGCCTTCATCAATCTTGTCTACAATGAAAATCAAAAAGGAAATGATGTTGTCGCCAATGATTTAGAAAACTTAGCTGCATCATTTCAGGCGGCAGTTATTGATGTTCTGGTTGCCAAAACGAAACTGGCCATGGAAAAATATCCTGTCAAAACGCTGATTATTGGCGGGGGCGTTTCGGCTAATCGGGGCTTGCGCGAACGCTTGAACACAGAGATTACAGAGCAAAAATTGATTGTTCCTCCTTTGCGTCTTTGCGGTGATAATGCTGGAATGATTGCAGCAGCAGCTTATGTTGAATGGAAAAAAGGATTAGAAAATTGTTCGGCGGGATTGGACTTGAATGCTCAACCGAGCTTAGTTTTTGAGGAGTTATAAAATGATGAAATTGACTGGAAAGTTGTCAAACGGCATTACTTTCACCGAGGAATTTGACGGCATTAACGATTTTTTGGCGCTTCAACAAAGTGACTACGACGTCATTGCTGATGAAATACTGGTTGAAAGCTTGATAATCAATGATGAAAAAGTTGACTTTACTGGAAATGTTGGTCAACTGTACGATAAATTGATAAAACAATAAAAAAATTTACTGGCAAATGCGTCAGTAAATTTTTTTGATTTAAAGTTCGTTAATCATTAAAATTTTTGCTTGAGGAAAATCTTTTTGTAGTTCGGAATGATGAAATTTAAGCGCAGGATAACAAAAGATGTAATCTATTGCTTCCGATTTTTTAGTCAAGAGTTCTGAAAGATAAACTTTCTCGAGTTTGACATCAGCTCCAACAAGCTTTTGAGCTTTTTTCAGCCAAGGTTTCTCGATCTCACTATAGCCAAACATTTGTCCAATCGGCGCTCCAGCAGGAGTTTCTAAGGATTTGTCATTACCATAAAGTACATATGCGATTGTCATATAACCGCCTCCTTCTCATGCCTTCATTATAAACTTAAGAAAATAAATTTGCAAGAAAAAGTAAGCGTTTTTACGTTTTTTACCTAGAGAATTTACTGACGTAAATGTGAAAATCCCTAAACAACTGACCGCTCATGTAGCGAGCGTCCGTCAGCATCCGTCAGCACAAGCCAGCTATTTGTTCCCGCAAAATACAGAAAATGCCCAACTTCATTGACGGATTTCAAGATAATATCAGAGGTGGTCACAAAGGTCTTGGCGTCCCAATTTTCCAGTTGTTCTTCGCGTAAACTTTGCGTGAAACGATAGGCTAAACCAGGTGTTCCGTCAGCTTTCATACCACCATTTTCCAGCATTTTTGCCCCAGCTTTGATGACCAATTGGTTTGATTTCTGCCAAATGACTGTCGCTTTACTACCTTGATAGTCAACGAAAAATTCCACATCGGCCAATGCCTTTTTCCAGCGATGTTGCGCCTTAGGCAAGACAATTTTCTTCTTTTCAAATTTAATTCCAAAAGCAGACAAGACAGGCAGAAATTCCTCAACTGCTCGCGAGCAAACTCCAACTATATTTTTGGGAATTTTCACTGAATCTGTCGTTTCACGCAGTGTGATGCCATTTTCCTGCGCCAAATTTGTCAAAAATTGGCACAAATAAAGGACTTCTAAATCATATGCCGCACTATTGATAATCAAAATTCGATCAAATTCCAGCTGAGGAATGCTCGCCAAATCAGCTCCAATCATTTTAACCTGGCCTTTTTTGAGCAATAAGAAAAGCTCGTCTTTTTGCAAGGTAAAACGCGGATGATTTTGCTCCAAAAGTTGTAGAACGGCACCAGAAGCAAGAGCAATTTCTAAATTTTTATCTATCAAAGTCACTGTAAATTTTGTTTTTTTCATACTTTAATTATAACCTCTGAAAGCGAAAACAACAATACTTTAGGTTCAGCCCATGGAATTTTGTAAACTTTCCAAGAACTTAAGTTTAATTTGAGTAGGCGCTAAGATTTCTGCAAGAAAAGCTTGTTATACTTTGTACATCGTAAAAGAAAAGAGGATGTATTCATGAAAACAACATTTAAAATTAAAAATATCAACTATCAATTCCTTAAATCAGCCGCAGAATGCCGTCATCCCTACTCCGAATTCACTTACTCAAAGCCCGCAGAAAAATAAGCCAAAAGGATTCGTCAGATGAGAAAACTATGATAAAATGAAATTACAATATCCAAATAAAAAGGAGGAAAGCCATGCCTATTGAAATTTCTGCTCACGGTACTAAAGTAGCAACAATCAACCCAGTTCCCAAAGGAGCAGCTCCAGATTTTACTTTGTCGGATTTGAAGGGCAATAAAATCACACTATCAAAACTCACAAAACCAGTCTTAATTAGTGTTTTTCCTGATATCCATACCTCCGTTTGTTCCTTACAAACGAAACATTTTAATCAAGAAGCTGCTCAACATTCAGAAATTGATTTTTTGAGCATCTCTAATAACAGCGCTGATGAGCAACGCGACTGGTGTGCTGCCGAAGGTGTCGAGATGACCATTCTCAGTGATGATGGGACTTTTGGACAAGCTTATGGTTTAGTTTTAGACGGAGGCCCCCTTGCTCAACGCTTGGCACGCTCAGTTTTTGTCGTCAAAAATGGTGAAATTGTTTACGAAGAGATTTTAACGGAGCTGACTCAAGAACCAAACTACGCTGCTGCGCTAGCAGCAACCCGTTAAAAATGAAACATCGACCGTCCATGACGGTTTTTTTGAGTACTGACCAATGTAAACCTTCTTAGTACTCGAAATTTTCTATTCAATTTGATATAATTATATCAATACTGAAAATTAGGAGAAATTATGGCTGTAAAACGTTTAATTGAAACATTTGTTCCAGAAAATTATAAAATTTTCCTTGACATCGACCGTAAAGCAAAGAAATTCAAAGGTCAAGTCGCAATTACTGGTGAGGCAAAAGATACAGTAGTGACTTTCCACGCTAAAGGTTTGCATTTTAATAAAGTTCGCGCCTTCAGCGTTGATACAAACTTCATTGAAAACGAAGAAGATGAAGAAATTGTAGTTAAAATAGGCGAAACAGGTCGTGTCACAATTTCGTTTGACTACGAAGCTGAGCTTACAGATAATATGATGGGGATTTACCCATCATATTATGAAGTCAACGGCGAAAAGAAAATGCTGATTGGAACACAGTTTGAGAGCCATTTTGCGCGTCAAGCCTTCCCATCTATTGATGAGCCAGAAGCAAAAGCAACCTTTGATTTATCCGTTAAATTTGACGAAGAAGAAGGCGACATCATTGTATCCAATATGCCAGAACTTCTGAACATTGACGGGATCCACGTTTTTGAACGAACAGTTAAAATGAGTTCTTACCTTTTAGCCTTCGTCTTTGGTGAGATGCAATATAAAAAAGGTAAAACAAAATCAGGCGTTGAAGTAGGTGCTTTCTCTACCAAAGCACATAGTGAAGCTGCACTTGATTTCCCACTGGATATCGCCATTCGTTCTATCGAATTTTATGAAGACTATTATAAAACACCTTATCCATTGGCTCATAGCTACCACATTGCACTGCCAGATTTCTCTGCTGGAGCAATGGAAAACTGGGGTTGTATCACTTATCGTGAAGTTTGTATGTTGGTTGACCCAGAAAATGCCACAGTACAAAGCAAGCAATATGTGGCGACAGTTATCGCCCATGAACTCGCTCACCAATGGTTTGGTGACTTAGTAACGATGGAATGGTGGGATGACCTCTGGCTCAATGAATCATTTGCCAACAACATGGAATATGTATGTATGGATGCTTTGGAGCCGAGCTGGAATGTTTGGGAATCCTTCTCAATCGCCGAAGCCAATATGGCGCTCAACCGTGACGCCACAGACGGTGTCCAATCTGTCCATGTGGAAGTAACTCATCCAGACGAAATCGCTACCCTCTTTGATGCGGCGATTGTCTACGCCAAAGGCTCACGTTTGATGGTGATGCTCCGTAAATGGCTCGGCGACAAAGACTTTGCGGCTGGTCTTGCCCTTTACTTTGAACGTCATCAATATGGCAATACTGTCGGGGACAACCTTTGGGATGCTTTGGCTGAAGTTTCTGGTAAAGATGTAGCTGGTTTCATGCATTCATGGGTTAACCAACCAGGCTATCCAGTCGTAACTGCTGAAGTGATTGATGATACTTTAGTTTTGAGCCAAAAACAATTCTTTGTCGGTGAAGGTGCGGATAAAGGACGTTTGTGGAATGTTCCTTTGAATACAAATTGGACAGGTCTGCCAGATTTACTTTCTGATGAAAAAGTTGAAATTCCAGGATTTGCTGCTTTAAAAGCTAAAAATCAAGGTAAAGCACTTTTCTTGAACGATGCAAACATGGCGCATTATATCATTGACTACAAGGGTGAGTTGATGACTGCCCTCCTTTCAGAAATTGATACTTTGGAAGATGTAACAAAATTCCAAATCTTGCAAGACCGTAAATTGCTTGCTAAAGCAGGTGTGATTTCATTTGCAGATGTGGTGAATATCTTGCCAGCATTTGCTAATGAAGCGTCTTACATTGTTAATACTGGTTTGAGCCAACTTATTAGCGAATTGGAACTTTTCGTTGATGAAGATTCTGAAACGGAAAAAGCGTTCCAAAGCTTAGTTGGAAAACTTTTTGCAAAAAATTATGCACGCTTGGGCTGGGATAAGGTTGCTGGCGAATCTGCTGGTGATGAGAGTCTTCGTGGAATTGTTTTGAGCAAGACTTTATACGCTGAAAATGCGGATGCCAAAGCCAAAGCAAGTGAAATTTTTGTGGCACACAAAGAAAATCTTGCCAGCATTCCAGCTGATATTCGTCCGATTGTATTAAATAATGAAATCAAGACGACTAATTCAGCAGAACTGGTTAAAAAATATCGTGAAACTTATGTCAAGACAAGTTTGCAAGAGCTTAAGCGTGAACTTGAAGGCGCTGTGGCTTTGATTAAGGATGAAAAAGTCATTGCCGAATTGCTGGAAAGTTTCAAAAATGCGGACATTGTGAAACCACAAGACATTGCATTTTCTTGGTTCTATCTCTTGCGCACAGACTTTTCACAAGATGCGGCTTGGGCTTGGGAAAAAGCGAATTGGGCCTTCCTTGAAGAAAAATTGGGTGGTGATATGAGCTATGACAAATTTGTCATTTACCCAGGAAATGTTTTCAAAACTGCCGAGAAATTGGCTGAATACAAAGCATTCTTTGAACCAAAACTTGAAAATCAAGGTTTGAAACGTTCAATCGAAATGGCAATTAAACAAATCACAGCGCGTGTTGCTTTGATTGATAGCCAAAAATCAGCGGTTGAATCAGCTATTGCTGATATTGCAACAAAACTCTAATCGCTTAAAATGCAGAGATAAAAACTCAACACCTCTTAGGGGCGTTGAGTTTTTTGTTATAAATTGGCAGGAGTCACTTTTTCACGGGAGGAGGCAAGAACACCTAGGGCGAGGGTAAGGAAAATCACACCCATTATGGCGGGAGCGGCGTGTCCCAGACTAATGTAAATTTGTCCGCTGATCAAAGGGCCAACAACGCGCGTGAGCGCTTGAAGTGCTTGACTTCCTCCCTGAAGTTTTCCTTGTTCAGATGGGCGTGCAGTTTTTGAGAGTTTGCCATTGAAGGCCGTACCGAAAATACTGTCACCAAAAGCAAAGATGAACATGGCAAGAATAAAGATTGGCCAGATTTTAAGAAAACCTGTGAGGGCAAAAAGCGCATAAGCAGCGATTTCGCAGATGACACTCAAGGAGATGAGTTGAGTGTCATTAAAAACGGTCAAGAGTTTTGGCATAATAAAGAGTTGGGTGAGGATGTCCATAAGGCCCATTATGGATAAGGCAAGTCCGATAAAGACAGGCGTCCAAGCAAAGTTATCTAATGAAAACTGACTGATGATTGCTTGAAGGGCAGCATTTGGCAACCAGAGCAAGAGGCCTAGAAAGAGCAGACGGCTCAGATTTTTTAGGCGCAAAAGTTGAAAAATTTGACTGAAGGGATTGAGTTGTTTGAGGGAAAGACTAGAAACCCGGTCTGTCCTAGGCAAACTTTCGTGCATGGCAAAGTGGCCATATAAAAGATTTGCCAGAGAAAGTACAGCGCCGAAGTAGAAGGGGACACTATTTCCAAAGTGGGCGAGAAGTCCACTGATGGTCGGACCAGAAATGGTTCCAATGCCAACGGCAGCAGCTGCCCAACCGAAAACTTTGGTGCGATTTTCTTCGTTCGTGATATCAGCAAAATAGGCAAAGAGGGCCACGATGTTGCCAGCAGTTAAGCCATCAATGATGCGCCCCAAAAAAAGCATCCAAAGACTACCAGCTAGCCCAAAGACGAGGTAGCCAATGCTTGAGCCTGCCAGAGAAATGAGCAAGATTGGTTTGCGACCAAAGCGGTCAGAAAGTGAGCCAAGACCAGCAGCGCAAAAGAAGGTACATAGGCCATAAGTCGCCATAAGCGCAGTCACAATCAGTGCTTGATTGTGAGCAGTGGTGAAAGGCGCAACTATAACGGGGACGACAGGAGAGATGATTGTAAAACCAAGCCCAGTCAAAAATGTTGTGATAAGCCCGAAGGCCAAGCTCTTTTTAGTAGTATTCATGATGAAGTGATGCGTTCGCTCATTTTTAGGACGAACGCTCTCCTTTCTAATCTGAGAGGTGGAATGTTGTTTTCGTAGAAGTTTTTTTGTTGCTTGTTTTGAGTTTCCTTGGAAACAAAAACTAGTATAACTCATTTTTGTTTCTTTGTCAACAAAAATAAATGAAATAATTTTCGTCAGTAAAAAAGGAGGGGATGACTGGGTCCAAAATAAAAGAACCACAAGTCAAACTTGTGATTCTGTCAGAGATTTTACTGACGAAAATTATTTTTCCAAATTTTTTCTGATGGATTGATCCAGATGAGCATTGTATTGCTCAAGAAAATCCAAAATATTGCTGACGGATTCATCAGTCAATTGGTCAAAGACAATTTGGTCATTTTCAGAAAATTTTTGGTGTAAATTTTCATGACGTGTATTGATTTTTTGTCCCTCAGAAGTCAGGCGAAAATAAATTTCTTTTTTATTTTCAGGAAGTTGAAAACGTTCAATGAGCCCTTTTTTGAGCAATTTTTGGGTGATTTTGCTTGCTGCGCCGCGGGTCATGTAGAGATGCTGCGCCAGACGAGTGACGTTGACCTGCGGGTTTTTGGCGATGTATTCGATCGTTTCAATCTCTGAGAGGGAAATATTTGTAAATTCAGCCTCCATTTGCGGGCGATAGTGGGCATTGATTTTATTGAATAAATCAGTCAAACTCGCCATGATTTGTGCTTGTTTAGTCATGCGTTTTGTCCTCCGCCTTCGGTGTGGTTTGGCGGTAAAGGCAACGCCAGACATCATTACGACGCCAAATACTTGTCACGATGAAATTTTGTTCATTTTGCCAATAGTTATAAGTCAAAATAAACGTTTTTTTGCTGACCTGACGTGATTTGTAATTTTTAATCGCCAGAGGAATTGCTGACGTATTTTTCGTCAGCATTTTTTCTGAATCCGTCAGCAAATTCTCTGACTCTTGCGCAGTGACCAGCCGTCCGTCAGGTAAAATTTCTTGGAAATCTCGCTCGGTCAACGCGGCTAGGTTTTCCCGGTTCAAAAATTGCTCTTCTTTTGCCAAAAGCTCTAAAGCCCGGCTAGCGAAATGTTCCTCTTCAGGCAGAGCCGCAGGTTCGACGTGGACATCCACATCATAAACACCAAAATTTTCAATCAGAAGTTTTTCAATGGATTCGGTCGCCTCATGACTCTCAAAAACGCTCAAGTCAGGCGACATTTCAACGACAACATCGAGAAAAACATTACTTCCGTAAGTTCGCCCGCGCACCATTTTCACACCTTTGACCTTAGGGACAAGGCAGATGGCTTCCTTATATTGTGTAATAAGATTTTCATCAAAACCATCAGACAGGCTAAAAACAGAGTCGCGGAAAATTTCGTAAGCCGTTTTCAGGATGAAAAAACAAATAATCAGGGCCATAATCGGATCAAGCCAACTCCAACCAATACAGCTGGCAACAATGGCAATCGCAGTACCAATCGAGGTCACCGCATCAGATAAATTGTCTTTGCTCGCAGCAGATAGCGCCTGCGAATTTGTCTTTTTCGCCAAGTCACGATTGTAAAGATAAACACCAACCATGACAAAAGCTGAAAGCAGACCCACGACAGCACCGAGCGGTTCAATCGTTTCTGTTTTATTAGAAAGAAGGGACATCACTGTTTCGCGTAGCACTTCAAAACCAACAAAAAACATGATAAAACTTGAAATCAAACTGGCAATGGATTCAATTTTCCAATGGCCATAGACATGATCACTGTCGGCTGGAATCCGTGCAATTCTAAGCCCAATCAAAATTGCAATATTTCCCAAAATATCAGTCAAATTATTGAAACCATTGGCTTGAAGCGCACTCGAATGTACGATAGTAGCAAAAGCAATTTGGCCGATTGACAGGATAATATAAGCAAAAATGGAGACCCAAACGCCTCTTTCTGCAAGTTTCAAATTTTGTGTACTTGAACTCGTCATTTTGATCCTCCAGACTTTTCATCCCTTAATTATAACACATTCCAGAAGTCAGCCTTTTCAAAAAAGACATTTTTATAGAGAGAAAATGCTGACGAAAATAAAAACTATTAAATTTAATCAAGTACCTTGACTTACATAGTAATATGAAGTACAATATACTTTGTTAAAAATAAGAGAAAGGACAAATAATGGCAGAAATACCCAAGGAAATGTTGCGTGCGCAGACCAATGTGATTGTGCTGAACATTCTTGAAGCCGGTGACAACTATGTATATGGCATTATCAAGCAAGTGCGAGATGCTTCAAATGGCGCTTTTGAAATCAACGAAGCGACACTCTACACCACCTTTCATCGCTTAGAAAAAGACGGAATCATCAGTTCATATTGGGGTGATGAAAGCCAAGGCGGTCGCCGCAAATACTATTGTTTGACCAAACTTGGTCGGGAAAAATTACAGTT
The DNA window shown above is from Lactococcus sp. S-13 and carries:
- a CDS encoding PadR family transcriptional regulator produces the protein MAEIPKEMLRAQTNVIVLNILEAGDNYVYGIIKQVRDASNGAFEINEATLYTTFHRLEKDGIISSYWGDESQGGRRKYYCLTKLGREKLQLAFESWAKVDQIIENIKAQKEGLDSKKD